One part of the Quercus lobata isolate SW786 chromosome 7, ValleyOak3.0 Primary Assembly, whole genome shotgun sequence genome encodes these proteins:
- the LOC115952121 gene encoding uncharacterized protein LOC115952121 yields MAIHSKNEALMCKVFPFGQGPVAMRWFNSLKMNYIDSYKQFTQAFCSRFITNSRVPRPLSSLLSLSMHEGETLKAYSDRYWEMYNEMDENHDDVVIITFKNGLPTEHGLRKSLTGKPVTSVRQLMDRIDKYQWVEEDQLQGKGKEKIIPPKGNDYRLERYDSNRPRRDFSRQVGQTNMQAINAVFREMVQQVLENVKNEPFFK; encoded by the coding sequence ATGGCTATCCATTCCAAGaatgaggctttgatgtgcaaagtttttCCGTTCGGCCAAGGACccgtggcgatgagatggttcaacagcTTGAAGATGAACTACATAGATTCCTATAAGCAGTTCACTCAGGCTTTTTGCTCTCGCTTTATTACAAACAGCAGAGTCCCTCGACCCTTAAGTTCGCTATTATCTTTGTCTATGCACGAGGGGGAAACCTTAAAGGCGTACtcggataggtattgggagatgtataacgaGATGGATGAAAACCACGATGACGTTGTCATCATCACGTTCAAAAACGGTCTTCCCACTGAGCACGGCTTAAGGAAGTCTCTAACTGGTAAACCCGTCACCAGCGTTCGCCAACTGATGGACAGGATTGACAAATACCAATGGGTGGAAGAGGACCAGctacaagggaaaggaaaggagaagatcattcCTCCCAAAGGGAATGATTACAGGTTAGAACGATATGACAGTAACCGGCCGAGAAGGGATTTTTCGAGACAGGTTGGACAAACCAACATGCAAGCGATTAATGCCGTATTCAGAGAAATGGTGCAACAAGTTCTGGAGAACGTAAAAAATGAGCCTTTCTTCAAATGA
- the LOC115952122 gene encoding uncharacterized protein LOC115952122, translating to MAGDSSKRNQNLYCHYHQDYVHTTEDCRNLWNHLDQLVREGKLHHLLHPSSGHLGQAVQEPRKDVFLRPPMGTIHVIFAAPGRTGSFPSGVLSVARLPAKDGEKESKRSKKGNSLVLGFSDKDKMGTIQPHDDTLVVTLRFGGFDVKRVLVDLGSAVELMYPDLYRGLNLKPEDLTAYDSPLIIFEGKTVIPKGQIRLPIQTGSEVVEADFIVVDAYSPYTAIVARPWLQALGALSSTLHQKVKYLSRSRVEEIGGDQAMARQCMVAAISRRSNAESSASMKNL from the coding sequence ATGGCCGGAGACTCCTCAAAGCGCAACCAAAACCTGTATTGTCATTATCATCAAGACTACGTGCATACCACagaggattgcaggaatctatggaatcacctggATCAATTAGTTCGAGAAGGAAAATTACACCACCTTTTACACCCCTCTAGCGGTCATCTAGGCCAGGCAGTCCAGGAGCCTCGAAAAGATGTATTTTTGAGACCTCCCATGGGGACGATACACGTCATCTTCGCCGCTCCAGGGAGGACCGGCTCTTTTCCTTCCGGGGTGCTGTCTGTGGCTCGACTCCCTGCCAAGGATGGTGAGAAGGAATCGAAAAGATCTAAAAAGGGAAACTCACTAGTGCTGGGGTTCTCGGACAAGGATAAGATgggaactatccaacctcacgacgatACTTTGGTAGTTACGTTGAGGTTTGGAGGGTTCGACGTGAAAAGGGTACTAGTAGATCTGGGCAGTGCTGTGGAATTGATGTACCCTGATTTGTACAGGGGGCTGAACCTAAAGCCTGAGGACTTAACGGCTTATGACTCTCCTCTTATAATTTTCGAAGGGAAGACTGTCATACCAAAAGGGCAGATCAGATTGCCCATACAGACTGGATCAGAGGTAGTGGAGGCGGATTTTATCGTGGTTGACGCCTACTCACCCTACACGGCCATAGTAGCCAGACCTTGGCTCCAGGCCCTAGGAGCCCTGTCTTCTACGCTTCACCAGAAGGTAAAATACCTGTCGAGGAGCCGAGTGGAAGAGATTGGTGGAGATCAGgccatggctaggcaatgcatggtggccgccatctcaCGCCGGTCCAATGCTGAATCCTCGGCTTCTATGAAGaacttatag